DNA from Lentibacillus amyloliquefaciens:
GAAGCTGGAGGTATTATAATTGGGACACGATCATAGTCATGACCATACACATGGTGCCAATAAAAAAGCGCTGCTCGTCAGTTTTATTGTCATAACAGCCTATATGATTATTGAGGCAGTCGGCGGGTTTTTGACAAATAGTCTTGCATTATTATCAGACGCCGGTCATATGTTGAGTGACGCTGTTTCGCTCGGTGTTGGTCTTTTAGCATTCAAATTTGGGGAAAAAGTGGCCAGTTATCAAAAAACATTTGGCTATAAGCGGTTTGAGATACTGGCGGCGGTCTTTAATGGTGTGACCCTGATTGCCATTGCCTTATTTATTTTCTATGAAGCCTATCATCGTTTTATGGATCCGCCTGAAGTTGCTTCAGCCGGCATGCTCATCATAGGTATTATCGGATTATTTGTGAACATTGTGGTAGCGTGGGTTTTAATGCGCGGCGACACTGAGGAAAACTTGAACCTCCGGGCAGCCTTTCTTCATGTCATTGGTGACTTATTTGGATCAATCGGTGCTGTGACCGCGGCAATTTTGATTATGATTTTCGGCTGGGGATGGGCTGACCCATTAGCGAGTGTTCTCGTTGCCGCTTTAGTTCTTGTAAGCGGCTGGCG
Protein-coding regions in this window:
- a CDS encoding cation diffusion facilitator family transporter, with translation MGHDHSHDHTHGANKKALLVSFIVITAYMIIEAVGGFLTNSLALLSDAGHMLSDAVSLGVGLLAFKFGEKVASYQKTFGYKRFEILAAVFNGVTLIAIALFIFYEAYHRFMDPPEVASAGMLIIGIIGLFVNIVVAWVLMRGDTEENLNLRAAFLHVIGDLFGSIGAVTAAILIMIFGWGWADPLASVLVAALVLVSGWRVSKDAIHVLMEGTPKNVELDDIVQTIESVPEVIAIHDLHVWSITSGENALSCHAVVDGKLSVHDSQELLQTIENKLEHKGIGHVTVQMESEEHPHEDSLFCRTEHDAGG